In the genome of Desulfovibrio sp. Huiquan2017, the window CCGCTATGGGCGCGTTGAAGGTGGCGGCGATGCCCGCCGCGGCCCCGCAACCGACCATGGTCTTCATATGCACCCGGGGAATCTTGAATATCTGGCCCACGGAAGAACCGATGGACGCGCCGATCTGGACCATGGGCCCTTCGCGGCCCACGGAACCGCCCGAGCCGATAGTCACGGCCGAGGCGAAAATCTTGGCGGCGGCCACCCGTTTGCGGATGCGCCCGCCCCGAAGCGCGATGGCCTGCATGACCTCGGGCACGCCGTGTCCCTTGGCCTCGGACGCAAAAAAGCTGACCACCAGTCCGACCACCAGCCCGCCCAGGACGGGCATGGCGATCTTCATCCACAGCGGCACGGCATCGGCGAAGGTCAGCCAGTCGCCGGTGTTCCGGTAGAAGACCCACTGCATGTACTTGAGGATCAACTTGAACAGGACCGCCCCATAACCGGCCAATCCACCGATGATGATGGCCAGAAACAGGAATCGGATGTTGGGTCGTCTGAGCTTGAGAAAGAGCGGTTCACTTCGGTCGGCCATTGAATCTCCAGATCGCTCCGCGGGGTGCGGTGTTGACAACGCAGGACCGGGCCTGTTTTCCTTGGCTTGGATACTAACCCCACTTCCCGCCCAAGCGCAACGAATTGACCGGAAAACTTGAGCGCAACCGGGAAAAAGGGTAAGCAAAGCCTCCCCAACGTACTCAATCCCCTTCACGGAGAATCGACATGGCGAAATACGACATCACCCCCCTGACCCCGACCCCCGAATTCGACATGATGTACTTCATGGAAGTCGCGGGCGAAACCCGCATCGAAGGCGACATCCTCGAAGAATTCGAGACCTTCTGGGACAAGTGGTCCGCCGAGAGCCTCAAGGCCTATGAACTGAAAAACACCGAAGGCGACGGCAAGTTCGTGCTCATCTTCCTGGATCAGGCCGCCGAGGACACCGTGGAGGGCATCTGGCAGGATTCCCCCACCCACGGGCTGCTCTTCCACGCCCTGGCCATCACCATGGTCATGAGCTCGGCCCAAGGGTTCGTGCCCGAACTGCAGCAGGGCAAATGCGCGCCCCTGCCCCGGCCTGGCCAGGGCATCCTCGACGCCTTCGAGACCCTCGGCCTGACCTGGAACGAGGAAGGCTCGGTCAACCGCAAGTACGCGGTCCTGACCCCCTACCCCTACACCGGCGGCTGCGAGGTCTGCCACCTCAGCGCCAACTGTCCCAAAAGCACGGTAAGGAACTGACGCCATGAGCTTCACGGTCAAGGACGTACTCTCCATCCAGGTCGCCCCGGCGCTCGGCTGCACCGAGCCCGTGGCCATCGCCCTGGGCGCGGCCGCCGCCGTGTCCCTGCTCCCGGACAAACGGTTCGAGTCCCTCGAAGTGGCCGTGGACCCCAACGTCTACAAAAACGGCCTGGCTGTTTCCATCCCCGGTGCGGGCGGACTGTCCGGCCTGGACACCGCCGCGGCCCTGGGCGCGGCGGGCGGCGATCCGTCCCTGCGACTGGAAGTGCTCCAAACCGTGACCGACGAGGACGTCAAGACCGCGAAAAAAGCCCTGGCCGAAGGCCGGGTGGACGTCGCCCTGATCAGGGACCACCAGGGATTGCTCATCCGCTCCAAAGCCGTGTCCGGCGGCATGGTCGCCGAATCGGTCATCGAAGGGTTGCACGACAACATCGTTTCCCTAACCCTGAACGGAAAGCCCGTGGAAAGCCCGCTCATCCGCACCCGGCCCGACGGCGCGCCCTCCCCGGTGGCCGCCATGGAGGCATGGCTCAAGACCCTGACGCTCAACGAGCTCATGGCCCTGACCGACGAACTGGACGCGGACGACTACGCCTTTCTCAAGGAGGGCGTGGACGTAAATATGCGCCTGGCCGAACAGGGCCTCAAGTACGGCCTCGGCCTGGGCGTGGGCAAGACTCTGGAACGGCTCTGCCGCCAAGGCCTCATCAAGAAGGACATGATGCTCGCCGCGCGCATCCTGGCTTCGGCCGCCGCCGACGCGCGCATGTCCGGCGCATCCCTGCCCGCCATGTCCTCGGCCGGGTCCGGCAACCACGGCCTGACCGCCATCCTGCCCATCTGGGCGGTCAAGGACTACGTGGAGGGCGTGCAGACCAAGGACGTGCTCGAAGCCGTGGCCCTCTCTCACATCGTCACTGCCTTCGTCAAAGCGCACACCGGCCGCCTGTCCGCCATCTGCGGCTGCTCCGTGGCCGCCGGGGCCGGGGCCACGGCAGGTATCACCTTCCTGCTCGGCGGCGACGCCCACCACATCGCCGGGGCCATCAAGAACCTTCTGGAAGACCTGGCCGGAATCATCTGCGACGGCGCCAAAACCGGCTGCGCCCTCAAGCTGGCCACGGCGGCGGGCACCGCGGTCCAGGCCGCCCTCTTCTCCCTCCAGGGCGTCAACGTCCACCATACCGACGGCATCGTCGGCCTGTCCTCCGAGGACACCATGCGCAACATCGGCACCCTGGCCGTGGACGGCATGATCCAGACCGACCAGACCATCCTTCAAATCATGCTGGATAAACGGTTCTCGGACATCTAGCGGCTTCCGATAACGGCGGACTGGGCCGCCGAGGTGCTGCGCTCCCAATCGTTCCCCAAAGGGAAAAGCCCTTGGTCCACTCATGGTCCAAGGGCTTTCGCATGCGCGCACGCCTCGCGGAACGGAAACAAAAAATTCAGGAGGGATAAAAAAATGGGCGGCCCGTGGGCATCAGAAATACGCCAGCCCCTGGGGCGGGGTTTTGTCTTCGAAAAGCGCTTCGACGCGGTCGCGGTCGGCAGCGGAAATCTTGAGATCCGAGACGTTGAGGATGGTGCCGAACCCGCCATAGGTCTTGACGGCGCGGTCGATGAAGTCGGCATCCACAAAAGCGCCGGTCAGGGTGACGGCGCGGGCTCCCCAACTGACGGTCAGGGCAAGGCGCGGATCGCGCTCCGGATGTCGGGTGATGAGATTGCCGGTCCTGACCAAGGTTTCCAGGACCTGATCCGGAAACATGCCGCCCAACCGGCCGAGGGTTTCGAGAAAGCCGGGCATGACCGCCAGATAATAATATTGGTCGATCTTGCAGGCCACGGACCGTCCCGGCATATTCAGCAGCCAAGGCTCGTCCGCAAAGGCCCTGCCCAGAGCCCGTTGCAGGTGGTTCACGCTCGCCGTGTAGTCCGCCAACGCCATGTCGCCCTCCCCGGTTGAAAGGATGCGCCACGAAAAACGCCCCGCAAGGCGGGGCGTTCGGCTATGCTAGTTCAGACGCTTTTCAAATTGCTTGAGGTAGTCGGCCTTGAGGATGCCGTTGACCTCGCCCTCGATGCGTTCTATCGCCGCCGGGTCGTCGATCTTGGCCGACAGGGCTTCGAGCTTCGCGGGGATGATCCGCTCGCAGTAATCGCTGCGGGCGTAAGTGTCCAGGTTGACGTGGGTCTGGCGGCTGACCACGTAGCAGGCCACGACCTTGGCCGCGTAGTAGTTCTTGTAGGCCGTCTTGTTGTCGGCGGCCCCTTCCGCGCATTTCCCCTTGAGGAAATAAGCGTAGGCCAGATCCACGGCGCTGTCGGGCTGGGCAATGGTGTTGTCCAGATAGACTTGGGCCCCGGCGCAATCGCCCTGTTTGAGCATGGCGAAGCCCTGATCGAGGTCATTTTTCTGTGCGCCGCAGGCGGCAAGCAAGGAAACCATGGCCGTCATGGCCGCAACAAGTAGAAATCGTTTCATGTCGGATATCCTCTCGGAAAAAGCATCTCTCTCGGTTTATTGAATTATCTAGCCCAACATCGGGCCGAAGTCTACCCTCTTAGATGGAAATGACCAGGGGAACGACCACCGGGTCGCGGCCAAGCACCTTGCGGAAAAACCGGCGCAGGGCCGAGCGGATGCGCTCCTTGAGCTTGGCCGTGTCGCCGGGCGCGATATTCTCGTGCACGTCCAGGACGATACACTTGGCGTCGTCGAGCAAGTGCATGTATTGCTGCTCGAAGACGAATCCCTTGCTCATGATGTCCGGGCCCATGGAGATCTCGCCCGAGGCCTCGTCCACCACCAGAACCACGATGACCATGCCCTCGCCCGCCAGGAGCTGACGCTCCTTGAGCACGCTTTGTCCCACGTCGCCCACGCCCTTGCCGTCCACCAGGATCTTGTCCGCCGCAATGCGCGGCAACAGTTCCATGGAGCCGTCCGCATGAAAGGTCACGGGCTGGCCGTTCTCCATCACCAAGGCCTTGTTCTCGTCCACGCCGCAGTCGATGGCCAGCCGCCGGTGCTTGACCAGGTGGCGGTATTCGCCGTGCACCGGGATGAAATATTCGGGCCGCACGGTCTGGAGCATGAGGGTCAGTTCGCCCGCGTGGGCATGGCCCGAGGCGTGGATGCCGTGCATCTTCTCGTACAGGACCTCGGCCCCGAGGCGATAGAGATTGTTGATGACCCGGTTGATGGCCTTGACGTTGCCGGGGATGAACCGCGAGGAGAGGATGAACAGGTCGTCGGGCCGCACGGACAACTGCCGATGCTCGCCCATGGCGATGCGCGACAGGGCCGCCAACGGTTCGCCCTGGCTGCCGGTAACCAACAGAACCAATTGGGAATCGCCGTACTCGTCCAGGGAATCCAGCTCCACGAATGTGCCTTTGGGCACTTTAAGATGCCCCAGTTCCCGGGCCAGTTCGATGTTGCGGTGCAGGGACTTGCCGGACACGGCCACCTTGCGGCCCTCGGCGTCGGCTAGGTCGAATATCTCCTGGATGCGCTGGATGTGGCTGGAAAACAGGGAGACCAGGATGCGCCCCTTGGCCGTGTTGAAAATCTCGCGCAGGGAGACCTTGATCTCCCGCTCGGTCAGGGCGAACCCCTCGTTGCCGATATTGGTGGAATCCGAAAGCATGAGGCGCACGCCCTCATCCGAGAACTTGCGGAACGCGCCCAGGTCCGTGGCGTGGCCGCCCAACGGATTGCGGTCGATCTTGAAGTCGCCGGTATGCACCACCCGGCCTGCCGGGGTCTCGATGCCCAGGCCGAACCCCTCGATGATGGAATGGCAGACCGGGAAAAAATTGAAGCGGAAATCACCGAGCAGGAGACGGTCGTAGGGGCGCACGGGGCGCAGATCGGCCCAACGGTCCAGGTCGTGCTCCCTGAGCTTGCTCTCGACCAGCCCCAGGGTGAACTCCGAGCCGTAGACCGGCACGTCCACGTTCTGCAACAACCAGGGCAGCGCGCCTATATGGTCCTCGTGACCGTGGGTCAGGACAATGCCGTTGAGGCGGCTCTTGTTGCGCAGAACGTAATCGAAGCAAGGAATGACCACATCCACGCCGAAGTGGTAGTCCTCCGGGAACATGAGCCCGCAGTCCACCATGACCAGGGATTTCTCGGTCCGGTAGAGCATGCAGTTCATGCCGATCTCGCCGAGCCCGCCCAGCGGATAAATGGTGAAGGACGTTTCGGCCATCGCGCCTATCCCTCCGCCAGCAGTTCCTGATAGGCCTTGTTCATCATGGCGTACAGGTCTTCCTTGAAGCGCTCGCGCTCCTTGAGGGTGTATTGGGACGGGTCTATGATCGGCAGCGCCTTGAACCGGACCACGGGCCGGTTGTCGATGAAAAACTGGCCCTTGCCCATGACCCGCCCGGTGTTGGTCATGACGAACGGCACCACGGGCAGGCCCGCCTTGAGCGCCAGGACCATGGCCCCGATCTTGAATTCCATGAGTTCACTCAGATGCGTGTTGCGCGTGCCCTCCGGGAAGATGACCGGAGAGATGCCGCCCTGGGCGACCGCCACGGCATCGTTCAAGGACTGCATGGCCGCCCGCCGGTTGTCCCGGTCGATGCAGATGTGGCCAGCATGTCCGAGCGCCTTGCCGTACAGCGGGATATCGAACAGGGATTTCTTGGCCACGAACCGGATGCGGTTGCCCGCAAGCACCTTGAACAGGACAGGAATATCCAGATTGGACTGATGGTTCCCGATGAACACGTAGTGCCCATCGGGGGCCGCCTCACCCATATCCGCCTCGATGCGGATACCGGACAGCTTCACGGCGGCCGCGCCCCAGGCCAGTCCCCAGCGGTCATATTCCTCGGGAGTCGCCGTCTCCGGGTCCACCTTGAGCATCTTGAGAGAGTACCAAATGGTCACCGGCACGAGCAGAATGATAAAAAACAATCGTCGAAACATGATCCGTCCTTGTTCAGCAAACTCTCCCGTAACTAAACCAAAACACAGCAGCAAACAAGAAAAGAAACGACTTGCGCGAATGCGCCGGACCGGGAAGGGACGAAAAAGGGGCGGCCGCGAAACGGCCGCCCCTTGCTGGGGACATTTGATGTGGTGCTATTCGCCGTCGTTCTTCTTGTGCGCGGCAATGACCTTTTCGGTTTCCTGAGGCGGGCATTCCTCGTAGGAGGCGAATTCCATGAAGAAGGTGCCCTGGCCGCCGGTCATGGAGTTGAGGTCCGGGGCGTAGCGGAGCATCTCGGCCATGGGCACGTTGGCCTTGACCTCGGTGATGCCCGCCTGAGAATCGGAACCGAGCACTTTGCCGCGCCGCGACGACAGATCGCCGATGACGTCGCCCATGAAGGCGTCGGGCACGGCCACGGTGACGAGCATGATCGGTTCCAGCAGGGCCATCTTGGCCTTTTCACAGGCCTTTTTGAAGGCCAGCGAACCGGCCACCTTGAAGGCCATTTCCGAAGAGTCCACGTTGTGGTAGCTGCCGTCGTACAGGGTCACCTGGAAGTCGATAACCGGGAACCCGGCGAGCACGCCGCGCGCGGCGGTCTCCTGGACGCCCTTGTCCACGGCCGGGATGAACTGGCGCGGGATGGAACCGCCGACGATCTGATCGACGAACTCGTATCCCTCGCCGGACGCCCGGGGAGCTACGTGGATCCAGCAGTCGCCGAACTGGCCGCGCCCGCCGGACTGTTTCTTGTGGCGGCCCTGGATTTCGCGGGCGCCGGTCTTGAAGGTCTCGCGGTACGGAACCTTGGGAGTCTTGAGCACGATGGCGGTCTTGTAGCGGCGCTTGGCCTTCTCGACCGAGATTTCAATGTGGTTCTGGCCCATGCCCGAAAGCAGGATATCACCGGACTCCTCATCGCGGCCAAGCGTCAGGGTGATGTCTTCGTCGAGCAGTTTGGCCACGGCGGCATAGACCTTGTCCTCCTCGCCCTTGACCTCGGGGGCCAGGGCGAAGGTGATCAATTGCGGAGCCAGTTCGGGCTTGACCAGCTTGAACTGGCCCTTCTCCACCAAGGTGTCGCCGGTGCGGGTGTTCTTGAGTTTGGCCAGGGTGACGATGGCGCCCGGGCCCATGGGGGTCTTGATCGGGGCCTGTTCCTTGCCGTTCATGACCAGAAGCTGGCCCACGCGCTCCTTCTCGCCGTTGCCGGTATTGAGCAATTGGGAGTCAGGGGAAAGCTGGCCCGCCAGGACGCGGACCACGGTGAGCTGGCCCGCAAAAGGGTCGGCCTGGGTCTTGAACACGAAGCAGGCCAGGGGTTCGTCCGGAGAGCTGGCCAGCTCGGACCCGTCCTCGCCCTGCCACGGCTTGTGGTCCAGAGGACCGGGCAGCAGATTCTGCACGGTGTCGAGGATCATCTGACCGCCCTGGCAATTGAGGGCGGCGGAAACCACCACCGGAACCAATTCGCCGGAGGCCACGCCCGACTGAAGGCCCTTGGTGATGTCTTCGGGAGAAAGTTCGCCTTCCTCGAAGTATTTTTCCATGAGCTCCTCATCGCTTTCGGCGATGTTCTCGATCATGGTCTCGCGCAGGGTCTCGACCTCGTCGGCGATGTCGCCGGGGACCTCGCCCTCGGTGACCGCGCCGTCCTCGCCGAACAGGAGCGCCTTGCCGGACATCATGTCCACTACGCCCTTGAAATTTTCTTTGGAACCGATGGGATAATACAACAGGACCGGGCGGGCGCCCAGGGCTTCGGAAATGCCGTGGAAGGCCATGTCGAAGTCGGCCCGGTCACGATCCATCTTGTTGATGACGATCATGGCGGGAAGGCCCATGTCCTGGACCAGGGCCCAGACCTTGCGGGTCAGCGGCTTGACGCCATCCACGGCGTCGATGACCATGACCACGCCATCCGCGGCGGTGAGGGAGTAGGAGAGATCACCTGCGAAATTGGAATCGCCGGGAGTGTCGATGAGAAAATGGTCGTTCTTGTTCCACTTGTAGCTGGCGAAACCGGGCTGGACCGAACCGCGACGCTTGATTTCCTCGGGCTCGAAGTCGAGGACGGTGCTCCCCTCTTCGACTTTGCCGAGGCGGTTTACAACTCCCGAGTTGAAAAGCAGCATCTCGGCGACGGTGGTTTTGCCGCTACCGCCGTGACCGACGAGTGCATACGTTCTTTGGGTCTTGAGGTCAGGCATACTTCACTCCACATCGTTTCTGGTTGTCCTTATCGGTGTCGCGGAGCCGTTTTACCCCGCGAAAAGCACAGCACTTGGTTTTTAACGGGTTTAGTCCTATAGGAAGACCAACGCGAGAATGTCAAGTCGCTGAGCACTCTACAACTTTACGCCATCTGCTTGAAATAAAAATATTTTTTTACAAGCTTGACCTTAAAATACCCTCTTTCGCAAACAATATCAATCCGTTGAAGCGACATTGAGAGAAACTTTCAGGAGCCCGCATTGCAGCTTACAAGCGAGATTTTCACGACCGACCCGGCGGCTATCCACGCCCACGGCGACCACCTCTTCTGGACCGGCAGCATCCCGGAATCGCTGACGAATTCCATAGCCGAATTCGGCCAATCCGCCCCGGTGCTCGTGTTCGAGAGAAGCGGCGCTCTGGAACTGGCCGCGGGCGCGGCGCGACTGGCCGTGCTGACCAGTCTCGGCAAGCCGGTCCTGGCCCGCCTGATCACGGGCGCGGACGCCCTTTCCCTGGGGTTGCTCTATCTGGCGGACAACGCCCACCGGCAACCCAACGACGCCATGCGTTTCCAGGCGCTGCAGTATTTCGCCCCGCTCATGGACCGGACAGCCCTGGAAGCGGACATCCTGCCCCGGCTCGGGGTCCGGGCCAAATCCAAGGATGCCCGTCTGCTCCTGGACTGGCTCGGGCTGCCCGCCCGCTGGCAGGCGCTGCTCGGCGACGGCTCGGTTCCCCTGGCCGCGGGCATGGTTCTCGGACGCATGAGCGAGACCGACCGCGACGCCCTGCTGCCTCTGTTCACCGGCATGTCCTGGTCCCGATCCAACGCGGTCAATGCCCTGACCTGGCTCTTCGAAGCAGCCCGAGTGGCGGGGCGTCCCGTGGCCGAGGTCATGGCCGAGGCCGGAATGAACGACCTGCTCGGGCAGGGCTTGTCGCCCAAGGACGCCATCGCCCGGCTGTGCGCCGCGGCCCGGCAGGTGCGTCATCCCGAATTGACCAGGCTGCGCGAACGCTTCGACGCGGCGGCCCGGACCGTAACCGCCGGGACCGACTGGCGGCTGGCCCAACCCGACAACTTCGAGACCGACGGCGCCGAACTCTCCGTGTGGATCAAGGATCGGGACCAACTCGCCGGGGCCGTCGAAGCGCTGCGCGCCATGGCCGACAATCCGGCCTGGGAAACCGTATTTCGTCCGGGCGGTGAACATGACTAGCCTGCCCGCCCACCTGCGCCGGATCGGCCACGTCTTCGTGGACGAATCCATGACCGACACCCCCGTCGCCCGCCGGGTGCGAGAACACCTCGACGCGGCTGGCCGGGGAGACATCCCCTGGACCGTGGTCCCGCCGGACGCCGACCGCGTGACCTTCGACCAAGGCGAGACCCAGGCCATATACCTCAAAGAATACAAGGGGCGTTTCCTGCGCTTCTGCCCCGGCACCCGCGCATACCACTGCTGCGGCTACCGGATCATCCACATCGGCGAGAACTGTCCCATGGCCTGCTCCTACTGCATCCTCCAAGCCTATTTCCAGGACCGGGTACTCAAGATCTGGGCCAACCAGGACGCCTTGTTCCGCGAGCTGGCCGACGGCTTCGGCGCGGACAGCTCCGCCCGCTTCCGGGTAGGTACCGGCGAATTCACCGACTCCCTCGCCCTGGAGCACCTGACCGCCTACAGTCGCGACCTGGTCCATTTTCTGGAAGACTACGACAACGTGGTCCTGGAGCTGAAATCCAAAGTGGTGGACCTCTCCTGGATGGACGGGACCACGCGCACGGACCGCGTCCTGCCCGCCTGGTCCCTGAACGCCCCGTTCATCAACGAGCACGAGGAATTCGGCGTATCCACCCTGACCGAACGGCTGGAGGCGGCACGCACTTGCACCGAGGCGGGCTTCAAGGTCTGCCTGCACTTCGACCCGATCATTCGTTTCGAAGGCTGGCGCGAGGGATACGGCGAGATCATCGACCGCATCTTCGACTACGTACGGCCGGAGCAGATCGCTTACATGTCCCTGGGCTCCTTCCGGTGCATGCCCCAGTTGACCCCGATCATCGAAGACAAGTTCCCGGAGGCCACCTACATCTATAATGAATTCGTGCCCGGCCTGGACGGCAAGGCCCGGCTGCTCCGCCCCTTGCGCGTGGAGCAGTTCCGGTTCATGGTCGACCGGCTGCGCGCCCACGGCATGGAGGAACAGCTCTACTTCTGCATGGAGTCCACCCAGGTCTGGAAAGAAGTCTTCGGCTACGCGCCCCGGGACTTCGGCGGCCTGGGCAAACGGCTCATGGCCCGGGCCTTCGGCGAATGACCAGCCAAACGACACGGAGGACACCATGCCCGACGAGCCAGAAAACCCCCTCTATGCGACCCACTTCGACCGGTTCCAGCGGTTCCGCGCCGTGGCCGATCTGCTCCAGCCCGTGCGGGCCTCCGGACCAAACGGACTGCTCATCCTGGACGTAGGCAGCTTCGACGTAGTTGTGGCCCTCGACGTCCTGAAGCATGTCCCGCCGGAAGAGCGCGCGCGTTCTTCCTTGCGGAAACGGCCCGCCTGGCGCACCAGACGCTCGTCGTCTCGTTTCCAGTCAGCGAATCGCCCCATGTGGAAAGGATTCTCGACGGGCTCGGGCTTGAGTACGAGCGGCACCCGAACGCCTGCCGGGCATCATGGATGGCCATGCACCGCTTGCGGGAGGACCTGAAGAAGGAGGTCAGCGGATTCTTCAACCGGCACTACTTCGAATTGGAAAACCGGGAGCCGGCCTACCGGGCCATCTATTTCTGCCGCCCGAAGGACGGACCGGCAAACCGGCCGGGCCGCCTGTAAGCGGTGCGGATTCGGGCCGCAAGTCGGCGAAACATCGTTTTTACTCCTTGCCAAGTGCGCAATCATGCGTTAGATACCCCCCGACTTTAAATTCACACATCCCGCCCATAACTCCGGGTGGTCCGTGATGGCACGGGCTCCTTATTGGACCGCGGGATGGACGAAAAACCCAGGAGATTATCATGGCTTACGTTACTATGAAGCAGATGCTGGAGACCGGCGTCCACTTCGGCCACCAGACCCGCCGTTGGAACCCCAAAATGCGCCCGTACATCTTCGGCGCCCGCAACGGCATCCACATCATGGACCTGCAGCAGACCGTCAAGATGTTCGCTACCGCCCATGATTTCATCACCAATACCGTGGCCAAGGGCGGCAAGGTCCTGTTCATCGGCACCAAGCGCCAGGCTCAGGAATCCGTCAAGGCCGAGGCCGAACGCTCCGGTATGTACTACGTCACCCACCGCTGGATGGGCGGCACCCTGACCAACTTCCAGACCATCAAGAAGTCCATCGACCGCCTCAAGACCCTCGAACAGATGTTCGAGGACGGCTCCATCTCCCGGTACACCAAGAAGGAAGCCGTGGGCATGAACCGCGAGGTCAAGAAGCTCAATCTGGCGCTCGGCGGCATCAAGGACATGACCGAGGCCCCGCAGGCCGCTTTCGTCATCGATCCCAAGCGCGAACAGATCGCCATCCAGGAATGCCGCAAGCTCGGCATCCCGGTCGTGGCCGTGGTCGACTCCAATTGCGACCCGGACATGGTGGACTACATTATCCCCGGCAATGACGACGCCATCCGCGCCATCAAGCTGTTCGCCACCCACATGGCCGATGCCTGCCTTGAAGGCGCCGCCATGCAGAAGGACTACGAGGCCAACGCTAAAGCCGAAGCCAAGGCCGCTGCCGCCGCCAAGGAAACCGAAACCGAAGAGAAGGCCGAGGCTCCTGCCGAGGCCGCTGCCGAGGAGAAGTAATAATGTCGATCACCGCCGCACAAGTGAAAACCCTGCGCGAAAAAACCGGCGCAGGCATGATGGATTGCAAGAAAGCCCTGGCCGAGTCCGGAGGGGACGAGGAAAAGGCCGTCATGTACCTCCGCGAGAAAGGGCTGTCCAAGGCCGCCAAAAAGGCCGGACGCGCCACCTCCGAGGGTCTGGTCACTCCCTACGTTTCCGAGGACGGCAAGACCGCCGTCATCGCCGAGCTTCTCTGCGAGACCGACTTCGTCGCCAAGGGTGACGACTTCCAGGCCTTTGCCGCCGCCCTGCCCGGCAAGATCGCCGAGCTGGACGTGACCACCGGCACCGCCGACGACCTGCCCAAGGAAGTCGCCGACGTGACCGACCTGATCGCCAAGCTGGGCGAAAACATGGCCGTGGGCCGCTTCGCCAAGATCGTCACCGACGGCGTCATCGGCGTCTACATCCATTCCAACAACAAGCTGGGCGTCATCGTCGAGCTGACCGGCACCGACGACGTCGAGGTCGCCAAGGATGTGGCCATGCACGTGGCCGCCATGAACCCGGCCTGCATCTCCCCCGCGGAGCTGCCCGCCGAGACCCTGGAAAAGGAAAAGGTCCTGTACCTCAAGCAGGCCATGGACGAGGGCAAGCCCGAAGCCATCGCCGAAAAGATCGTCACCGGCCGCCTGAACAAGTTCTACAAGGACGTCTGCCTGCTCGAACAAGCCTTCATCAAGGACGACAAGCAGACCATCAAGCAGATTCTCAAGGGCGGCACCGTAGCCAGCTTCCACCGGCTGGCGCTCGGAGAAAAGGCCGAGTAATCCGACTGCCGAAAAAATGAAAACGGGCCGCACGGCCCGTTTTTTTTGTCCGGAAAACATGCTATCGCCTTGGGGCGAGATCGTAACGCAACCAATCATACACGCAGGGGTATCCATGACGAAGACGCGTTATTCGCGGATTTTATTGAAATTAAGCGGCGAAGCCTTGGCCGGAGACCAGCAGTTTGGCATCCACCCGGAGGCCATCGGCCAGTTCGCCAAGGAGATCGCGGAAGTAGCCGCCACCGGCCTGCAGATGGCCCTGGTCATCGGCGGCGGCAACATCT includes:
- a CDS encoding L-serine ammonia-lyase, iron-sulfur-dependent, subunit alpha encodes the protein MSFTVKDVLSIQVAPALGCTEPVAIALGAAAAVSLLPDKRFESLEVAVDPNVYKNGLAVSIPGAGGLSGLDTAAALGAAGGDPSLRLEVLQTVTDEDVKTAKKALAEGRVDVALIRDHQGLLIRSKAVSGGMVAESVIEGLHDNIVSLTLNGKPVESPLIRTRPDGAPSPVAAMEAWLKTLTLNELMALTDELDADDYAFLKEGVDVNMRLAEQGLKYGLGLGVGKTLERLCRQGLIKKDMMLAARILASAAADARMSGASLPAMSSAGSGNHGLTAILPIWAVKDYVEGVQTKDVLEAVALSHIVTAFVKAHTGRLSAICGCSVAAGAGATAGITFLLGGDAHHIAGAIKNLLEDLAGIICDGAKTGCALKLATAAGTAVQAALFSLQGVNVHHTDGIVGLSSEDTMRNIGTLAVDGMIQTDQTILQIMLDKRFSDI
- a CDS encoding ribonuclease J, with product MAETSFTIYPLGGLGEIGMNCMLYRTEKSLVMVDCGLMFPEDYHFGVDVVIPCFDYVLRNKSRLNGIVLTHGHEDHIGALPWLLQNVDVPVYGSEFTLGLVESKLREHDLDRWADLRPVRPYDRLLLGDFRFNFFPVCHSIIEGFGLGIETPAGRVVHTGDFKIDRNPLGGHATDLGAFRKFSDEGVRLMLSDSTNIGNEGFALTEREIKVSLREIFNTAKGRILVSLFSSHIQRIQEIFDLADAEGRKVAVSGKSLHRNIELARELGHLKVPKGTFVELDSLDEYGDSQLVLLVTGSQGEPLAALSRIAMGEHRQLSVRPDDLFILSSRFIPGNVKAINRVINNLYRLGAEVLYEKMHGIHASGHAHAGELTLMLQTVRPEYFIPVHGEYRHLVKHRRLAIDCGVDENKALVMENGQPVTFHADGSMELLPRIAADKILVDGKGVGDVGQSVLKERQLLAGEGMVIVVLVVDEASGEISMGPDIMSKGFVFEQQYMHLLDDAKCIVLDVHENIAPGDTAKLKERIRSALRRFFRKVLGRDPVVVPLVISI
- a CDS encoding lysophospholipid acyltransferase family protein, whose protein sequence is MFRRLFFIILLVPVTIWYSLKMLKVDPETATPEEYDRWGLAWGAAAVKLSGIRIEADMGEAAPDGHYVFIGNHQSNLDIPVLFKVLAGNRIRFVAKKSLFDIPLYGKALGHAGHICIDRDNRRAAMQSLNDAVAVAQGGISPVIFPEGTRNTHLSELMEFKIGAMVLALKAGLPVVPFVMTNTGRVMGKGQFFIDNRPVVRFKALPIIDPSQYTLKERERFKEDLYAMMNKAYQELLAEG
- a CDS encoding elongation factor G, whose protein sequence is MPDLKTQRTYALVGHGGSGKTTVAEMLLFNSGVVNRLGKVEEGSTVLDFEPEEIKRRGSVQPGFASYKWNKNDHFLIDTPGDSNFAGDLSYSLTAADGVVMVIDAVDGVKPLTRKVWALVQDMGLPAMIVINKMDRDRADFDMAFHGISEALGARPVLLYYPIGSKENFKGVVDMMSGKALLFGEDGAVTEGEVPGDIADEVETLRETMIENIAESDEELMEKYFEEGELSPEDITKGLQSGVASGELVPVVVSAALNCQGGQMILDTVQNLLPGPLDHKPWQGEDGSELASSPDEPLACFVFKTQADPFAGQLTVVRVLAGQLSPDSQLLNTGNGEKERVGQLLVMNGKEQAPIKTPMGPGAIVTLAKLKNTRTGDTLVEKGQFKLVKPELAPQLITFALAPEVKGEEDKVYAAVAKLLDEDITLTLGRDEESGDILLSGMGQNHIEISVEKAKRRYKTAIVLKTPKVPYRETFKTGAREIQGRHKKQSGGRGQFGDCWIHVAPRASGEGYEFVDQIVGGSIPRQFIPAVDKGVQETAARGVLAGFPVIDFQVTLYDGSYHNVDSSEMAFKVAGSLAFKKACEKAKMALLEPIMLVTVAVPDAFMGDVIGDLSSRRGKVLGSDSQAGITEVKANVPMAEMLRYAPDLNSMTGGQGTFFMEFASYEECPPQETEKVIAAHKKNDGE
- a CDS encoding spore photoproduct lyase family protein, with amino-acid sequence MTSLPAHLRRIGHVFVDESMTDTPVARRVREHLDAAGRGDIPWTVVPPDADRVTFDQGETQAIYLKEYKGRFLRFCPGTRAYHCCGYRIIHIGENCPMACSYCILQAYFQDRVLKIWANQDALFRELADGFGADSSARFRVGTGEFTDSLALEHLTAYSRDLVHFLEDYDNVVLELKSKVVDLSWMDGTTRTDRVLPAWSLNAPFINEHEEFGVSTLTERLEAARTCTEAGFKVCLHFDPIIRFEGWREGYGEIIDRIFDYVRPEQIAYMSLGSFRCMPQLTPIIEDKFPEATYIYNEFVPGLDGKARLLRPLRVEQFRFMVDRLRAHGMEEQLYFCMESTQVWKEVFGYAPRDFGGLGKRLMARAFGE